The sequence below is a genomic window from Xyrauchen texanus isolate HMW12.3.18 chromosome 46, RBS_HiC_50CHRs, whole genome shotgun sequence.
gttcgtttaaatcCGTTTAAAGCTTTACTAGTGCAGTTTAGACaagtgatcacgaagagctgttttatAAAAACTGGCTGATGCAGATTCACTTCACGCCacttaactggctcatattaaacacaaacatgatcttatgccaccacctgctggctaacatatgttatgtcaaaaacaaaagacaaaccatagctcttaacacatctgcactgctcttacactttagtttagaatggcacgaacacaagcggagtgaaacACACACAGTGACGTGCCGGAGTCCCGATGGTGTCAGACcataagtgctcatggaatgtctctcgtccaatcagattcaagggtcggaactaactgttgtatatatatatacctgaatTGAGCCTATATGTAATATTGTTGTGTATGTAAATGCATATGATTTACTGAAACAGAAGCaacaacttattttatttacaatagttgattgtaaataaacaatgtaggtttggaaaaagtatgtgaacccctaagtttatgatgtcaacaaaagctaattagagtcaagagttggcaaacctggcatccaatcaatgaaacgagattggagttGTGGGtttgagctactttgacttataaaaagcactcaaacattttgagttttctaTTCACAAAAATAATGTGCTGACATGGAAAAAgaaatctcagaagacctacgatcaagaattgttgctttgcataaagctggaaaaggTTACAGTTTTCTGGAAGAGCTTagacattcatctgtccacagtcagacacattttctataaatggagatgatttagtactgtggctactctccttAGAAGTGGTCTACAggaaagatgactcaaagggcacaccacagaatgctcaatgaggtaaaaaaaacagttaaatacttatttaaaaaaatggcagaGAACATTTTTCATTAAGTGTCCCAGTTTATGTGTATTCACCCTATATGAACATAAAAAGGAGAAACATAAAATCCCAACAGATTGGACTTTTTGGGCAATTTTTCATTGGCTAAACCTGACCTTAGAAGTTCAGGCCAGATCCGTTTTGGGTCACTGACCATGCAAGACAAGCAAAGTCCCATCTGGACCATTCCAGTCTGTATTTTCTTaaactgttgtttttgttttgtaggaACATGACATTGAAACCCCTTATGGGATGTTGCACGTGGTGATCcgtggggctcccaagggcaacaAGCCAGCTATCCTGACCTACCATGATGTTGGGCTCAACCGTAAGTAAACAGAGTTTTAGTTTTGTGCGTGTTTGTATGTTTGCGTAATCAGGGTGAACTGTACCCACAAAGCCCTCCAACCAAAGTAACACGTACTGCACAAATTCCTCTGCACAATCTGTCTTCAAGCATTGGCCTGGAGTTAATTTATCCATCTCTACAAATAGCAGAAgatgtttgtgtgttagtgtgtgtgcgcTTTTGCATCTTTGCAAATTCAAAGAATATTGCTCTGAAAGTGATATGTGTGGGCTGTGATCACAGGTGTCATTCGGATGCCAGCAGACTGCAGCTTTATAAGTTCTGTTAACAGATCATGTTCAGTGTGAGACAAGGCTGGCAGGTGATCTCATGAACACAAatgataaaaatggcaaaaacacaaacaaaaggcTAGTCTTGGAGATTAGTAGAAAAAAAAACTAGCGATAGAGTCACTAATCTTgagttaataattttttatatatccagtttataattttcatatttatttaatattatattatattttatatgtatttattaataacatttaatatatCAAATCACATCCCAAATAGTGTATCAATGGAAAGTTTTGTTCTATTAAGTCTCTTTATCCTAACACgcgtcaatatatatatatatagtatgtctTAGCTTCTTTTATAATGTCTATGAAAATATAATGTCATGTATCATGGgaatttttgttcattttgtcataatattaatgtattttttttttttttacttttttacagaaatatttaGTTATAAAAACTAAATCATAGCTTTGTCTATAATGTCTATTAAAATCTAAAACAGAGTTTGTACTATAAGGTACATTATGGAAATTTCATATGGCGTCATATGTCATAAAAAGGAACAATTAGACTTATTTATGGGTCAGCAGAATAAAGCTGACCAATTCTCCATTGACCTTGATATTGAGTTCCACTTTCCTTCAGTGTGACagaattaaattacttttaaccTTGATAATGAGACTTTCCTGTTCTCTTCTGCtcctctctctttcctctttCTGCCTAATACCTTCCTCTCCTCCTCCACATATCTGTCCTTCCCTCATTATTGAGCTCTGCACTGTCTTATTGTCTGCTGGGTCTTATTCTTACGTGGCAAGAGAGAAAGTTagagagggaaagaaagagcaagagagagatatGTAGGTCAGAAATTCatacttattcatttatttatagatatgtataattgttatattattattattattatcataatataaaaataataatatattatttatcatttatgtattaatttttttatactaggccaatatttatatttggttattattatatttataatattatatcatacgtatttattattacttttttaatattgaatatagttttttatatttCTACATTTTACAGGGAGAGCAAAATATTTATCTTGAAGCTGAATgtttatgaaaatatgaaatagtacagtatataaaagtacattttagttGGTTTTATTCTTACATGTTGTGacttcatatttttattaaatgagcatttaaaatgtataaaaagcaagacagacagacagacagacagacaaatctaGATATatatgtgtgatatatatatatataatacatacataaaatgtaaaaatatataaaagcaaataaaaatacaacttataaaaaagctaaatgagCCAAAATAAAGGGAGAATGAGAAAGAGCGATATGTAGGTCAGAAAAACATACCCATCATGCAGTGCTGGGAGGTGGGGAAGGTCAGCACTGCGGCATAGAGTAACTGTGTCCCTACATGCATTAGTATGCAGGACCATTCTCCATCGAGAAAACtgatgattcagtgagagagagaaaaatgagaCGCCGAGATCAATGAAAGGAGACACAAGCCTATATAAAAAAGGCAAAGAGAGCAATACAGCAGAGTAGGGGATGAAAACATTTGTCATATAGAGCAGTAGGGCAGAGAAGATAGCGATATTATTCATGCCTCGATGCGGCACTGACTTGCACAGCCCTGAATTACCCTTCAAGTCTTCTACATTAGGTTTCAAACCATTCTAGAATTCGATTAGAAAAATCCGATTTCATAGGTCAGTTTAATGAGAGCCTACGTAGGGACTCATTTATTCATTAAATCCATTTAATAGCTTCAAGACCTGCCAAAACACCATTTGCTGTTGATTAGATGAGATGgcacattataaaatgtttagtAGTCCCGCTTGAGTTATCTAGAACACTCAAGTTGTTTTGTTTCTTCATTTCATAATCTTCATTTCATAATCTAATGTAAGTAGGTCAACAACTCTAACGGGGGAGATGGACAGGGAAGCTGATTTTTAGAACTGTTCCAAATCAGTGTTGTTATATAGTGTAATGTGACGAAAGAAGATCCAATGAAACCATTTTCCTttgacatacatttaaaaaagcactaagtaatttttttcactttaagctGAATTGTGTCTTCTGCTGTCATTTATGTGGCACTAGCGTCTTCAAAcgatattgcaaaaataattattgttcccTGAACACTCCTCCCATCTAACATTGGTTGGACAaatagatagtcccgccccaaactcacgacattaattgagccaatgttgctctgtcaggctggtcgggatgctcaaacaagcagagcaatattttgatagtGACACAGTGCttacacttttcacagaaatcagctgacgaatggcttacttatagttgtccctacatattaagctgggattgaAAAAAGTGTTTAGCATGATAATATGTTTGGAGGTTGTATGACCAGCCGAATTTTGCTATCTTTATCTTGGTAACGCCCCTATTTTCAAACACTTTCAAGTGCAGAATAAGTTAATCATTAGTCACTAATACTCCTGGGAATAGAGTATTTCTGCAATGCCTTCAGTAACCGAAAATATTTTctattataaaacattttcactgttgcATCTACACCAATTGGAGACTTTGTAAAGTCTAATACTACTGTTGTATCAGCCAGCGAAATAAAAAATACTTGGTGCATCTTTAGAGATATTTCCTGtcttaataatattttttcatatgtcttattctctctctctctctctctctctctctctctctctctctctctctctctctctctctctctctctctctctatgagcAGACAAGTTGTGCTACAACACATTCTTCCACAATGAAGACATGCAGGAGATCACCAAGCATTTTGTGGTATGCCATGTGGATGCCCCTGGTCAACACATTGGTGCCCCACAGATGCCACAAGGGTAAGGCAAAAGCACACACCATTACTGTATTAGccattttacacagaaaatgttggtTAACCTCTCAGGGCAACTCAAGATATTATTCATAAATAACTTTTCTTGGCTTGTTACTACCAGGTACCAGTACCCCACCATGGATCAGCTGGCTGGGATGCTTCCTAGTGTGGTGCAACACTTTGGGTGAGTGTGGTCAAATTATACTTTAAGTTACAATAATTATGAGACCACTAATGTTGTAACATTTTTGGCATGTCCAATAGAATACTTATTGGAATTTCTTTGATCCTAAACACAATTAAATTCCTCAATGatctctcttctctagcttcaaGAGCATTGTTGGAATTGGAGTTGGGGCTGGTGCCTATATCCTTGCCAAATTTGCGGTTAGTAAATTTTTAACTTGACTTCATATGACTTATTATGTGTATACTTGGTCTGTTTGTGTTCATTCAGCAGAGTAATTAAATCCTGATTTCTCCCAATAGCTGATTTTCCCTGATCTTGTGGAGGGTCTGGTTCTTCTCAACATTGATCCCAATGGAAAGGGCTGGATCGACTGGGCCGCCACAAAATTGTCCGGACTCACCAGTGCTTTACCAGACACTGTATTGTCCCACCTCTTCAGTCAGGTACAATATTAATGGAAATGAAACTACAAATGCTCTAATGTTAAACAATTTGCTCATAGTCCATGATAGGTACATTTCTTACCTTGAACTCTGGATTACCAGCATTTATTTACTTTCAAGGCCTAAAATTAATTATGgataatactttacaataaggttccattcgttaacattagttaatgcattatgtgtCTTGAAcacacaattaacaatatatatttttacataatttattaatctttgttaatgttagtttataaaaataaaattgtagttaatgttagctcataatgcattaactaatgttaacaaatataacttttgataataaaatgtattagtgtatgttgaaattaacattaatgattaataaatgcttaataaacattgttcattgttagttcttattaactaatgttgttaccaaatggaaacttattgtcaAGTGTTACCGAATTACGCAAAACATTATTGGACATATGCATGTAAAACTTCTCAATTTTGAAGAAAGTTAAAGAAATTTTGCCGCTTTCAAATTTCTCATTTTGTATGCCTACATTTTTCATAAAGGTTACCCACACTTTTACATTTGAAGTTCCATGTCTTTTGtagttgtttgtgattactcGATAAGGATGTTTATAAATCATAATTTCTAGCCAATGAAATAGTTACTAGATagcataactagaaaaacaattaacatacattttttaagatttgtattttccatgacttttccaggcctggaaatcacaatttaaaagttCCTTAATATGTATAGTTTTCCATAACTGTGGAAACCCTGTAAATAATTCCTAAAAATAACTAGTTataaattcatatacattttcaacttaaatttaaatctaaatgtttaatctaaattgttaaaaataaatgtaaatgttaaattgaAATCTTGAGCTAAAAATGTAACTAACATTTTCAGAAGTGGATTTACAGTAAGATGTTTTGCTGTGTTTGAATTACAGGAAGAGCTAATGAACAACACAGAGGTTGTACAGAGCTACCGTCAACAGATCAATAACACTGTCAACCAGTTCAACCTTCAGCTCTTCTGGAACATGTACAACGGGTAACACACACTGCCTCATAATTATCAACATAAAATCCAAGGATAATGCATGAGTAGAAATAAAATCTATGTTTGGTAAGGACTttgtttaaacaaatgaaaatctctttatttttctCAGCCGCAGGGATTTGGAAATGAACCGCAGTGGCTCTGTTCTGAATGCCAAGACCTTGAGGTGAGGACTAACTTGATTAGAGTCTCACTGTTCTCATTTGCATATGCCTGTAGGATCAGAGTGTTTTATGAATTCATTTTCTCACAGGTGCCCGGTAATGCTGGTGGTTGGAGATAACGCTCCAGCTGAGGAGGGAGTGGTGAGGTTTCATTTTTTTCTcgtgattctttttttttaatctcacctTTTAAGcaacaattcacccaaaatgaaaagttctaatcatttactcactttcattttGCTCCAATCCTGTATGGCTTCCTTTTTATCTTGCGTGGGACATGATAGGAGAGACTAGGCAAAACATctctgtaaagggattcatggaaaggaggaggcaagaaagaatataaataatattttaattaggaattaaaaagacaaacacacactcaggtgtcggacagctgtccgtaaatctctctctctgtcccactgcagtctccagtcggcctttatccctctctgaggcttgattagcctgattaggggccgggtatgtggaatcatgacccggtcccaccctccaccctgccacatttctccctctctcaggccgcatgacgtacaccccctttccctgccggcaggtcatccccgtcttcctggatgagggaggggacaaggggagggaaaccaaaaaaaaaattggcaccTACACACCATAACggtgatcgtgccaaattaacaaaactttttaaaaaagagagggaaaggccaacacggagaggcagtggaagagagagaggagagggagattaaaaaaaacacttactcgccggttctcttaTACGgcgtagcttggtccttggccactcctccacactctaatGGATGAAAGCCGTGCCTccctgggcggatcggaggcagtcctctggcccctggagGACGGAACACCCCAACAgttttttggtggatggtaggggtctcccccgctaCTGGGagtggtaaccgctccaggcactcctcccctcgcggtcggcggccgttcctccacttccaggcggccggtctccgtcctccggtggatggccgtggctgctcctttggggtggatggtagtggcgagaactgcACTAAGGcgaatccctcctccttcccggtttcagcaccagtgtaaagggattcatggaaaggaggaggcgagaaccaacttgacaatataaataatattttaattaggaacttaaacaaaaagacaaacacacatacacaggtgtcggacagctgtccataaatttctctttctttcacacTGCGGTCTCCagacggcctttatccctctctgaggcttgattagcctgattaggggccaggtatgtggaatcatgacccagccccgccctccgccctgccacagtctccttttgtgttccatggaaagtcAACATGTAGGTAACAAGAGagtaaatttttaggtgaactattctgtAAAGTattcaatagaaaggaggaggcgagacccTGCTTGACAATGTACATAATtgtttaattggtaaacttaaaacaaggacacaaacacgcacatgacagacatgtccgttaacgatctctctctcccgcacgatcctctgcattcgacctttatccctctcggaggcttgattagcctaatacgggaccgggtgtgtaggatcacgacccggccccgccctcctccctgccacatattcctttaaggttccATGCTTCTACCAaacagtctttttttatttatattgctcCTATTGTGTCAactctgtgtctctgtggcataATTGGAGAACTGCAAAGAGAAAGTGTTTTGTCATATAGTGACAGGTCAATTGAATCTCCATTCCTATTGCTTCCTCTGTTTGCCTCTTCCTAGCATTCTCTCTTCCTCATTCTTCCTCAACTCCAGTTGTCTTGTGGGAGCAGATGGCACTGGCCCCAATGTTGATCTCCTGGGCTTTGCCAGCTTGTGTGCGCTGGATATTTTTAACTCCGCACCATGGCCCTTTAATCTAGCATATGAAAGCTGGGTCACTGCCCCATCACATCTAATCAGACACACAGAGTGAGAGACAAAAAAAGAGGGGTATGATGAAGGAGAAGACGAAGGGAAGAGAGCGAGATGAGAGTGAGAGTTAAAAGATGTAAGGATGAGAGAGGATTTGTGTAATTTAGGTCAACAGAAGAAAGATAAAAAAGGTGTAGAAGAGACAAAAATGGAAGGATGAGTAAGAGCTTaaggagaaaataaataacatgGAAAGTATACAGAAGCGGgagaaagagataaaaaaaaaagactacatGCCATATAAGAGGAAATTCAAGATCAGGAAAATGGAGAGGTttgaagagagcgacagatgtTGGTTTAAAGGATCACATCCTTTGACTAGCGCAGATCTACCCAGACATGTTCACAATTCTCTAACACAAAGTGAAGTCTCAAATCTCTTTTTGGACATTTGTTGCACTTAAGCTTTATAAGCCTGGTTgcattcaaatatatacattcaTTACATTATAGAGAGGGTGTCTGTCCTATTTCTAATGTGTCTGCACCAATCTGGAACAAGCCTGCAGGCGAATTTGTCTGTGCAGCTGTCTTTCCTTAGCACTGGAATATGACTCATCTCTGCAGTACTGCAGTAACTGGGTCAtgcctcaaacacacacacacacacacacacacacacacacacacacacacacacacacacacacacacacacacacacacacacacacacacacatgttggtctacctatcattatgaggactttccatagacataatgatttttatactgtacaaactatagattctgtcccctaaacctaacacaaccacaaaacctaaccctcacaaaaaactttctgcatttttacattttcaataaaacattgtttaatatgttttttaagctatttaaattatggggacactagaaatgtcctcataaacacatttataacataatacccttgtaattaccag
It includes:
- the LOC127637979 gene encoding protein NDRG4-like isoform X2, which gives rise to MGLGLFWNFQSKTSCTVPQSLLQTMLLSRMAGMKDQQFTEEKPLLPESRGQETEMATGQCVPVLPSATPCPQAARPPKRWHAMARHWLGMTRRRTSGYISENCETFVAPGDWKEHDIETPYGMLHVVIRGAPKGNKPAILTYHDVGLNHKLCYNTFFHNEDMQEITKHFVVCHVDAPGQHIGAPQMPQGYQYPTMDQLAGMLPSVVQHFGFKSIVGIGVGAGAYILAKFALIFPDLVEGLVLLNIDPNGKGWIDWAATKLSGLTSALPDTVLSHLFSQEELMNNTEVVQSYRQQINNTVNQFNLQLFWNMYNGRRDLEMNRSGSVLNAKTLRCPVMLVVGDNAPAEEGVVECNSKLDPTNTTFLKMADSGGMPQITQPGKLTEAFKYFLQGMGYMPSASMTRLVRSRTASLTSAGSVDGSRNRACTHSDSSEAVGQVSQTMEVSC
- the LOC127637979 gene encoding protein NDRG4-like isoform X3; amino-acid sequence: MAGMKDQQFTEEKPLLPESRGQETEMATGQCVPVLPSATPCPQAARPPKRWHAMARHWLGMTRRRTSGYISENCETFVAPGDWKEHDIETPYGMLHVVIRGAPKGNKPAILTYHDVGLNHKLCYNTFFHNEDMQEITKHFVVCHVDAPGQHIGAPQMPQGYQYPTMDQLAGMLPSVVQHFGFKSIVGIGVGAGAYILAKFALIFPDLVEGLVLLNIDPNGKGWIDWAATKLSGLTSALPDTVLSHLFSQEELMNNTEVVQSYRQQINNTVNQFNLQLFWNMYNGRRDLEMNRSGSVLNAKTLRCPVMLVVGDNAPAEEGVVECNSKLDPTNTTFLKMADSGGMPQITQPGKLTEAFKYFLQGMGYIAYIKDRRMSEGPVPSASMTRLVRSRTASLTSAGSVDGSRNRACTHSDSSEAVGQVSQTMEVSC
- the LOC127637979 gene encoding protein NDRG4-like isoform X1; the protein is MGLGLFWNFQSKTSCTVPQSLLQTMLLSRMAGMKDQQFTEEKPLLPESRGQETEMATGQCVPVLPSATPCPQAARPPKRWHAMARHWLGMTRRRTSGYISENCETFVAPGDWKEHDIETPYGMLHVVIRGAPKGNKPAILTYHDVGLNHKLCYNTFFHNEDMQEITKHFVVCHVDAPGQHIGAPQMPQGYQYPTMDQLAGMLPSVVQHFGFKSIVGIGVGAGAYILAKFALIFPDLVEGLVLLNIDPNGKGWIDWAATKLSGLTSALPDTVLSHLFSQEELMNNTEVVQSYRQQINNTVNQFNLQLFWNMYNGRRDLEMNRSGSVLNAKTLRCPVMLVVGDNAPAEEGVVECNSKLDPTNTTFLKMADSGGMPQITQPGKLTEAFKYFLQGMGYIAYIKDRRMSEGPVPSASMTRLVRSRTASLTSAGSVDGSRNRACTHSDSSEAVGQVSQTMEVSC
- the LOC127637979 gene encoding protein NDRG4-like isoform X4, whose translation is MGLGLFWNFQSKTSCTVPQSLLQTMLLSRMAGMKDQQFTEEKPLLPESRGQETEMENCETFVAPGDWKEHDIETPYGMLHVVIRGAPKGNKPAILTYHDVGLNHKLCYNTFFHNEDMQEITKHFVVCHVDAPGQHIGAPQMPQGYQYPTMDQLAGMLPSVVQHFGFKSIVGIGVGAGAYILAKFALIFPDLVEGLVLLNIDPNGKGWIDWAATKLSGLTSALPDTVLSHLFSQEELMNNTEVVQSYRQQINNTVNQFNLQLFWNMYNGRRDLEMNRSGSVLNAKTLRCPVMLVVGDNAPAEEGVVECNSKLDPTNTTFLKMADSGGMPQITQPGKLTEAFKYFLQGMGYIAYIKDRRMSEGPVPSASMTRLVRSRTASLTSAGSVDGSRNRACTHSDSSEAVGQVSQTMEVSC
- the LOC127637979 gene encoding protein NDRG4-like isoform X7, producing the protein MPECWDGEHDIETPYGMLHVVIRGAPKGNKPAILTYHDVGLNHKLCYNTFFHNEDMQEITKHFVVCHVDAPGQHIGAPQMPQGYQYPTMDQLAGMLPSVVQHFGFKSIVGIGVGAGAYILAKFALIFPDLVEGLVLLNIDPNGKGWIDWAATKLSGLTSALPDTVLSHLFSQEELMNNTEVVQSYRQQINNTVNQFNLQLFWNMYNGRRDLEMNRSGSVLNAKTLRCPVMLVVGDNAPAEEGVVECNSKLDPTNTTFLKMADSGGMPQITQPGKLTEAFKYFLQGMGYMPSASMTRLVRSRTASLTSAGSVDGSRNRACTHSDSSEAVGQVSQTMEVSC
- the LOC127637979 gene encoding protein NDRG4-like isoform X6, which gives rise to MPECWDGEHDIETPYGMLHVVIRGAPKGNKPAILTYHDVGLNHKLCYNTFFHNEDMQEITKHFVVCHVDAPGQHIGAPQMPQGYQYPTMDQLAGMLPSVVQHFGFKSIVGIGVGAGAYILAKFALIFPDLVEGLVLLNIDPNGKGWIDWAATKLSGLTSALPDTVLSHLFSQEELMNNTEVVQSYRQQINNTVNQFNLQLFWNMYNGRRDLEMNRSGSVLNAKTLRCPVMLVVGDNAPAEEGVVECNSKLDPTNTTFLKMADSGGMPQITQPGKLTEAFKYFLQGMGYIAYIKDRRMSEGPVPSASMTRLVRSRTASLTSAGSVDGSRNRACTHSDSSEAVGQVSQTMEVSC
- the LOC127637979 gene encoding protein NDRG4-like isoform X5; translation: MAGMKDQQFTEEKPLLPESRGQETEMENCETFVAPGDWKEHDIETPYGMLHVVIRGAPKGNKPAILTYHDVGLNHKLCYNTFFHNEDMQEITKHFVVCHVDAPGQHIGAPQMPQGYQYPTMDQLAGMLPSVVQHFGFKSIVGIGVGAGAYILAKFALIFPDLVEGLVLLNIDPNGKGWIDWAATKLSGLTSALPDTVLSHLFSQEELMNNTEVVQSYRQQINNTVNQFNLQLFWNMYNGRRDLEMNRSGSVLNAKTLRCPVMLVVGDNAPAEEGVVECNSKLDPTNTTFLKMADSGGMPQITQPGKLTEAFKYFLQGMGYIAYIKDRRMSEGPVPSASMTRLVRSRTASLTSAGSVDGSRNRACTHSDSSEAVGQVSQTMEVSC